In a single window of the Flavivirga spongiicola genome:
- a CDS encoding MFS transporter translates to MGNLARVGLRDFTRSAKILIITNTIYAFVLPVIDIFVASYIMRNSSDPSKVILYQLAIYVGIPITFFINGYLLNTINIKRLFSLGMLLSGISMVFMMSLKEINYFGLITAGLIMGMSFGLYWANRDYLVLSTTKDRTRNFYYGLETFIYTIIASTVPVLIGWYLMNGNGDSDSNEAVNSGYRVITAIVFIITIIASIVFHFGKYEKPKSEKFLYFKFHKLWKKMLQLSVLKGLAQGFIVTAPAMLMMKFFNSEGALGSAISIGAVIAAVIMLILGKYSKPKHRLIIFSVGLICFFLASFFNGLLFNSTGVILFMFLLLIARPILDIAYFPIQLKVIDVLSKIENRNEFSYILNHEFGLFVGRFIGASTFLVIAFFINADIALRYALLIIGILQLLSIVIAKQLLKQQETLEKETLITKNVITEENA, encoded by the coding sequence ATGGGGAATTTAGCAAGAGTAGGTTTAAGAGATTTTACAAGGAGTGCAAAAATATTAATAATCACCAATACCATTTATGCTTTTGTACTACCGGTCATTGATATTTTTGTAGCATCATATATAATGCGAAATTCAAGCGATCCTTCCAAAGTTATTTTATACCAATTGGCAATTTATGTAGGTATCCCTATAACATTTTTTATCAATGGATATTTGTTAAATACAATAAATATCAAAAGATTGTTCTCTTTAGGAATGCTACTTAGTGGTATTTCAATGGTCTTTATGATGTCTTTGAAGGAAATTAATTATTTTGGATTAATAACTGCTGGTTTAATCATGGGCATGTCGTTTGGATTGTATTGGGCAAACAGGGATTATTTGGTACTTTCAACCACAAAAGACCGAACACGGAATTTTTATTATGGATTGGAAACGTTTATTTATACTATTATAGCTTCAACAGTACCTGTGCTCATTGGGTGGTATTTAATGAATGGAAATGGAGATTCTGATTCAAATGAGGCTGTTAATTCTGGCTATAGAGTCATAACAGCCATCGTTTTTATAATTACCATTATTGCTTCCATAGTATTTCATTTTGGGAAGTATGAAAAACCAAAGAGCGAAAAATTTCTTTATTTTAAATTCCACAAACTTTGGAAAAAAATGCTTCAATTATCAGTACTAAAAGGATTGGCTCAAGGTTTTATAGTGACAGCACCTGCCATGCTCATGATGAAATTTTTTAATTCTGAAGGCGCATTAGGATCCGCTATTTCCATAGGAGCTGTTATTGCGGCAGTAATTATGCTTATTTTAGGTAAATATTCAAAACCTAAACATCGATTAATTATTTTTAGTGTTGGTTTGATATGTTTTTTCCTGGCCTCTTTTTTTAATGGTTTGTTGTTTAATTCAACCGGGGTCATCCTATTTATGTTCTTGTTGTTAATTGCCAGACCGATTTTAGATATTGCCTATTTTCCTATTCAGTTAAAAGTCATTGATGTGTTGTCAAAAATTGAAAACAGAAATGAGTTTTCATATATTTTAAATCATGAATTTGGATTATTTGTAGGTAGATTTATTGGAGCAAGTACTTTTTTAGTCATTGCTTTTTTTATAAATGCAGATATTGCTTTGAGATATGCCTTATTAATTATAGGCATACTTCAATTGCTTTCTATAGTTATTGCAAAACAACTTTTAAAACAACAAGAAACATTAGAAAAAGAAACATTAATTACTAAAAATGTTATCACAGAAGAAAATGCATAA
- a CDS encoding glycoside hydrolase family 130 protein, which produces MRDIATRYKENPLLSPKDLNASDESMIIECLLNPGVFKFKGKTWLLVRVAERTLQKEDVLSVPIYNEDGKVKILNFDPKDSKLDASDSRVINYDGVDYLTTISHLRLLCSDDGINFYENDEYPSLFGEGEYESYGIEDCRVSQIEDTYYLTYTMVSSNGVGVGLRITKDWKKFEKKGMIFSPHNKDCAIFEEKIDDKYYALHRPSSPELGGNYIWLAESFDGVHWGNHKCIAKTRKGKFDSKRLGAGAAPIKTDKGWLEIYHGATEKHRYCLGAILLDLEDPSIVIARSEEPIMEPQEAFELTGFFGEVIFTNGHLVKGDQIQMYYGAADEFVGLATFSIKQILKTLGQ; this is translated from the coding sequence ATGAGAGATATTGCAACCAGATATAAAGAAAACCCTTTACTATCCCCCAAAGATTTAAATGCTAGTGATGAAAGCATGATTATTGAGTGTTTACTCAATCCGGGTGTGTTTAAATTTAAAGGAAAGACATGGCTACTTGTACGTGTAGCAGAGCGTACCCTTCAAAAAGAAGATGTACTGTCTGTACCCATATACAATGAAGATGGAAAAGTGAAAATTCTAAATTTTGACCCAAAGGATTCGAAATTGGATGCTTCAGATTCTAGAGTCATTAATTATGATGGCGTTGATTACTTGACGACCATATCACATTTAAGATTGCTTTGTAGCGATGATGGTATAAACTTCTATGAAAATGATGAATACCCTTCCCTTTTTGGAGAAGGCGAATATGAATCTTATGGCATTGAGGATTGTAGAGTTTCACAAATTGAGGACACTTATTATTTAACCTATACGATGGTTTCATCCAATGGTGTTGGTGTTGGACTTCGCATTACTAAAGATTGGAAAAAATTCGAAAAGAAAGGCATGATCTTTAGTCCTCACAATAAAGATTGTGCCATTTTCGAGGAAAAAATAGATGATAAATATTACGCCTTGCATAGACCCAGTAGTCCTGAATTAGGGGGTAACTATATATGGTTAGCAGAATCGTTTGATGGGGTGCATTGGGGAAACCATAAATGTATTGCCAAAACCCGAAAAGGGAAGTTTGATAGTAAACGACTTGGAGCTGGAGCAGCACCTATAAAAACAGATAAAGGCTGGTTGGAAATTTATCACGGCGCTACCGAAAAGCACCGATATTGTTTAGGCGCTATTTTATTGGATTTAGAAGATCCTTCTATAGTCATCGCGCGTTCAGAAGAACCTATAATGGAACCACAAGAAGCATTTGAACTCACAGGTTTTTTTGGAGAAGTCATTTTTACAAATGGTCATCTCGTAAAAGGCGATCAAATTCAGATGTATTACGGAGCGGCAGATGAGTTTGTCGGGTTAGCAACTTTCTCCATTAAACAGATATTAAAAACATTAGGACAATAA
- a CDS encoding RagB/SusD family nutrient uptake outer membrane protein, with amino-acid sequence MKNIFNSFVILCFFMAFVGCTDSLENNPIGLLTEDMLDTEIALVTLEASVSSSYQPLKSTLNGVVDGWRWDLGTVFRNDIVLQDIASNDMNKKWNPDGDQPWMDKVSDFTFTSENQAFNGIWVYDYIGINRLNLALSFLTDTETVQNTGMTDARKNQLLSEVYFLRAFYYFDLVNNFGDVPLLSETPPTFQEALEVAVRAPKSEVIEQINSDLVTAKSLASNAKYPDLAEPWRASKGAIIALQAKVALFDEDWSTVLTLITELDGLGNYSLNPEYFDSFDASKEFIENEVIFTYDHRPDENPGNGNGFAAVSGWGFFAPTNDFLSAFEANDPRLLYTIDVPNKRSSKILGSTTDYLGNDNSPGNKVFIRYADVLLWKAEALNETGDYAGAVSIINQIRARARTSTTADGSSIPVGTLIDRPSSTDASQIKDWLMAERRVELGFESQRFNDLKRWGTAKSVLTALGRNFQDHNALFPIPQRDIDKSGGTIIQNPGY; translated from the coding sequence ATGAAAAATATATTTAACAGTTTTGTTATACTATGCTTCTTTATGGCTTTTGTTGGTTGTACAGATAGCTTAGAGAACAACCCTATTGGTTTACTAACCGAAGATATGCTTGATACAGAAATAGCATTGGTGACATTAGAGGCTTCAGTGAGTTCTTCATATCAACCCCTTAAAAGTACCTTAAATGGTGTTGTAGATGGTTGGAGATGGGATTTAGGAACCGTATTTAGAAATGATATTGTATTACAAGATATCGCATCTAATGATATGAATAAAAAATGGAATCCAGATGGCGACCAACCTTGGATGGATAAAGTATCAGATTTCACTTTTACATCAGAAAACCAGGCTTTTAATGGAATATGGGTCTATGATTATATAGGGATAAATAGGTTAAATCTCGCCTTGAGCTTTTTAACTGATACAGAAACTGTTCAAAACACAGGAATGACAGATGCTCGTAAAAATCAATTATTATCTGAAGTTTATTTTTTAAGAGCTTTTTATTATTTTGATCTGGTTAATAATTTTGGAGATGTTCCATTGTTGAGTGAAACACCCCCAACATTTCAGGAAGCTTTAGAGGTTGCAGTAAGAGCACCAAAAAGCGAAGTCATTGAACAGATAAATTCAGATTTAGTAACTGCAAAATCATTAGCATCAAATGCTAAATATCCAGATCTGGCAGAACCATGGAGAGCTTCAAAAGGAGCGATTATTGCTTTACAAGCGAAAGTGGCTTTGTTTGATGAAGATTGGTCAACGGTACTCACTCTAATTACAGAACTAGACGGATTAGGAAATTATAGCCTAAACCCAGAATATTTTGATAGTTTTGATGCAAGTAAAGAATTTATAGAAAACGAGGTTATATTCACCTACGATCATCGACCTGATGAAAATCCAGGTAATGGAAATGGATTCGCTGCCGTTTCTGGATGGGGTTTCTTCGCTCCCACAAATGATTTTTTAAGTGCTTTTGAAGCTAATGATCCTAGATTATTATATACTATCGACGTGCCCAATAAAAGATCATCCAAAATTTTAGGGTCAACGACGGATTATTTAGGTAATGATAATTCTCCCGGAAACAAAGTCTTTATACGTTATGCTGATGTATTACTTTGGAAAGCTGAAGCGCTCAACGAAACTGGCGACTATGCTGGAGCTGTTAGTATAATCAATCAAATAAGAGCAAGAGCAAGAACCAGTACTACTGCAGATGGATCTTCCATTCCTGTTGGAACATTAATAGATAGACCAAGTTCAACAGATGCTTCGCAAATAAAAGATTGGTTGATGGCAGAAAGACGCGTTGAATTGGGTTTTGAGTCTCAAAGATTTAATGACTTAAAAAGATGGGGGACAGCTAAATCTGTTTTAACAGCACTTGGAAGAAATTTTCAAGACCATAATGCCTTATTTCCGATTCCCCAGAGAGATATTGATAAGTCAGGAGGAACCATTATACAAAATCCGGGTTATTAA